The following coding sequences are from one Carassius auratus strain Wakin chromosome 15, ASM336829v1, whole genome shotgun sequence window:
- the LOC113115253 gene encoding uncharacterized protein LOC113115253: MYSVITEKRNVAVSSCSVMWYLSIVFTYTVYGTRGCVITSPDQKVNAGTDVHLSCNFCQCPGPLDVMSLSVEWEFKGISSEPKIIIYYIRNQTVPDRGVVFQGDVELGSFDIHLPSVTRENNGTYLCRLRLNGIFHKNQTQLTVQSALTRRNSLDVNHLQKHPPWLLPLASVASVAGVVLLTGAVFLGRKAYRTTQRENNSKENMEEVKTSTDGEDKGMICKVGFSMPDLADVNSPPSSPDNIYVTMHGFPFAPDAPVTAGRNRCLPSDWQPKDEEPVYEA; encoded by the exons ATGTATTCTGTTATTACGGAGAAAAGAAACGTTGCCGTGTCTTCATGCTCAGTTATGTGGTACCTGTCCATTGTATTTACCTACACAG TATATGGAACCCGTGGTTGTGTGATAACCAGTCCAGACCAGAAGGTTAATGCTGGGACAGATGTCCATTTGTCGTGTAATTTCTGCCAATGTCCCGGACCTCTGGACGTCATGTCACTTAGTGTAGAGTGGGAATTCAag GGTATCTCCTCTGAGCCAAAAATAATTATCTACTACATCAGAAATCAAACTGTACCAGATCGTGGTGTGGTTTTTCAGGGAGATGTCGAATTAGGGAGTTTTGATATACATCTCCCATCTGTGACCCGTGAGAACAACGGAACTTATTTATGTAGATTGCGTCTCAATGGCATTTTTCACAAGAACCAGACACAGCTCACTGTGCAATCAG CATTGACCAGGAGAAACAGTCTAGATGTTAATCATCTGCAGAAACATCCTCCCTGGTTGCTCCCTCTGGCATCTGTGGCATCAGTGGCTGGGGTTGTGTTACTAACTGGTGCAGTGTTTTTGGGGAGGAAAGCTTACAGAACAACCCAGAGAGAAAACAACTCAAA GGAAAATATGGAAGAGGTTAAAACTAGCACTGACGGTGAAGACAAGGGAATGATATGCAAG GTGGGATTCAGCATGCCTGACCTTGCAGACGTGAACAGTCCTCCCAGCAGTCCAGATAACATCTATGTTACCATG CATGGTTTTCCATTCGCTCCAGACGCTCCTGTAACAGCTGGACGCAACAGATGTCTTCCCTCTGACTGGCAGCCGAAGGATGAGGAACCTGTATATGAAGCTTAA
- the scn2b gene encoding sodium channel regulatory subunit beta-2, which translates to MPILLHFGETQWASALKLSCVALMVFQACPVNSMDVLVPPQILALNGTVVRIPCAFTSCYKLDPSKFAMNWTYQETSNSTEEMFMTYKNKITPKPSRFGDRVTFSGNLDKNDLSITISDVQLTDEGIYNCYVRNPPDRILGHGTIQVYVRTELPPPRDSTIAVAIGASVGGILALLILSMVVVKCIRRHKNQELISDEQKMEEEGKADGEGGTEEATKNLSLLPEDI; encoded by the exons ATGcctattttattgcattttggagaAACGCAGTGGGCGTCCGCTTTGAAATTATCCTGTGTTGCATTGATGGTATTTCAGG CCTGTCCAGTGAATTCCATGGATGTGCTGGTGCCACCACAGATTCTCGCTCTCAATGGGACTGTTGTCAGAATCCCCTGTGCATTCACTTCATGCTACAAGCTGGATCCCAGCAAGTTTGCCATGAACTGGACCTATCAGGAGACAAGCAACAGCACAGAAGAAATG TTCATGACCTATAAGAACAAGATAACACCAAAACCGAGCCGATTTGGAGATCGAGTCACATTTTCTGGAAACCTGGATAAGAACGACCTGAGCATCACTATCTCAGATGTGCAGTTGACAGACGAGGGCATCTACAACTGCTATGTACGCAACCCTCCAGACCGCATCCTAGGCCACGGCACCATTCAGGTCTACGTCCGGACTGAAT TGCCGCCACCAAGAGATTCGACCATTGCTGTTGCCATCGGGGCATCTGTGGGGGGAATTCTAGCTTTGCTTATTCTGTCCATGGTAGTGGTGAAGTGTATTCGCAGACATAAAAACCAGGAGCTGATCTCAGATGAGCAGAAGATGGAGGAAGAGGGCAAAGCAGATGGAGAAGGAGGCACAGAAGAAGCTACAAA AAATTTAAGCCTCCTGCCTGAAGATATATAA